The sequence TACCTTGGCCACCGCCGCTAATAGGATTTATGAGAAAGACGAACTTATACACGACTAATACTGGTCCCTACGAAGCTCTTCCTTGATCGTTACGTAATGTTCAATACCTTCATGAAATTTACGAATTTCTTCCTCGGTAAGTTGACGTGAAACCCGTGCAGGAGTCCCCACAATGAGGCTTCCCTCGGGATATTCCTTACCCTGGGGCACCAAGGCACCGGCAGCAACCACGGAATTCTTGCGAATTCGGGCTCCATCCATGACAATTGCACCCATGCCGATTAAGACATTGTCTTCGATATCGCAGGCATGGAGGATTGCATTATGGCCCACAGTCACTTCATCCCCTACATGGACTCCCAGGTCTGTAGAAAGATGGATAGAGACATTGTCCTGGATGTTGGTGCGCTTGCCAATACGGATTTCGGCCAAGTCAGCACGGATGACCGCATTGTAGAAAACGGAGGAGTCATCCCCGATCTGGACGTCCCCAATGAGGCGGGCCCCTTCGGCAAGGAACACTCGTTCACCAAGGATGGGCTTCTTGCCCTTGTATTCGATAATGCTAGACATTTTACTTCAAGGTTCCGTAATGAGCCACCATTTCGGGGGTAATGGCCTTGGGGCGGCCACGATTCAAATCCACCAGAACCCACTGGGTCTCGGATTCAAAAATCACCTTGCCGTCACTGACACGTTCAAACTTGCACTTACGCTTGCTGACCACGGTACTAAAGGAATCCACCCAAGTGGTACCTTTGATTTCATCCCCCAGGAAAGCCTGGTTTTTATAGACGACGTGCTGTTCGTGAATCATCCAGCCGCAGTTCATTTCACGCATGAGGGCGGTACCGCCGCACTGTTCGGAATGATCCTTGGAAATATCCTGAATCCACTGGACGGACCAGACATTGTTGAAATGATGATTGTCGTCGATCATTTCGGGAGTCACCTTGAATGTATCGGTATAAACCAAAGGTTCCCAAGTCTTATTCTCTTCAGCCATCATAAACCTCGCCTATTCCAGGGATTTTACAAGTGTAGGTATTGCTGTTTCAAATTTAACACCATACCAGTGCTTTTCCGCATCATCCACCGTATTTTCGATGGCCTTCAGGGTAAAATCGGCAGCAATTTTGACCGCATCCATGATGGATTTCCCCCTCATGAGGGAGCCTGTAATGGCGGAAGCGTAAATATCCCCGGTTCCGTGGCACCACATGGACACTTTCTTGTGTTCGTAGTGCTTTAATTCGCCCTTTTCATAAACGGCGATGCCGGTAAAGCCCTCACGGAATCCGATACCGGTCATGATGACGCACCTTGTGCCTAGGTCACACAGGCGCTTGCATAATTCTTCAATATATGCCCGGTCATATTCCTCGGTATACTTTATACCGGTCAGGTAGCTTGCCTCGGAAATATTGGGCAAAAGTACGTCCGCTTCGGCACAGAGTCGCTTCATGGCCTCCACAAACTTCATGTCAAAACCCGCATAAAGCTTTCCCGCGTCCGCAAGGACCGGGTCCACGATGCGTAGAGCACCATCGTTACCGGTGGTCCTCATGATATCGCGGACAATATCCACCTGGCGTACACTTCCCAGGTACCCCGTGTAGAAGGCGTCGAACTTGATCCCTTCCCTCACCCAGTGATCTCGGATGGGCAGCATGTCGTCGGTAAGGTCCCTAAAAGTGTACCCTCTGAAACGGCCCGTATGGGTGGAAAGCACCGCAGAAGGGAGCACGGCACATTCAATACCGCAGGCAGAAACAATAGGCAAGGCCACCGTAGAGGAACACTGGCCAAAACAGGAAATATCCTGAATCGTAAGGATTCGCTTATACATGACTTAAAATGTAGTAATAAATAGGATTATCGCCCGAGTTCCATTTATTTCAAATAATTCTGTAAAAATCTCGTTGCAAAAACAAGTTTATGTTATATTTGCATAAGAAAAATATGGAGTATTGTATGGATTGGAATCAATTTACCAGCTTAACTTCAGACGACATGCAGGCTATCTGGAATTTTTCCACCAAGGATCCTTTTTCGATCCTGGGTATTCACCCGCTGAACACGGACAAGGGCGTAAAGACCGTCATCCGTACCTATCAGCCTCAGGCAAGCTTTATCCGCGGCGAATCCTGCGATGGTGAATTTGAATTTGACTTCGTAAAGATCGGGGATACAGGCTTTTTCGAGGCCATCCTGGACAAGGAGTACGAACCGTTCTTCTATAACCTGGTTATCCGCCAGGACGACGGTAACGAATACACCCTTACCGATCCCTACGCATTCCTGCCGGTACTTTCCGACTTTGACCGTCACCTGATCGCATCCGGCACCCATTACGAACTTTACCGCAAGCTGGGCGCAAACCTGGTAGAACACCAGGGCTTCAAGGGCATCCACTTCGCCGTCTGGGCTCCCAACGCACAGGCTGTATCTGTCATCGGTAGTTTCAACTCCTGGGATGGTCGCCGCCACCAGATGCGCATGCTGGGCGGTTCCGGCATTTGGGAAATCTTTATCCCGAACCTGGGCGAAGGCGAACTTTATCGTTTCGAAATCCATGGCGCCGATGGCAACCTCCACGTAAAGGTGGACCCGCTGGCAAAGCTTTCCGAAGTCCGTCCGGCAACCGCTTCCATTACCACCCACCTGGATGGTTACGAATGGGGCGATGACCTGTACATGTACACCCATTACGCCACCAAGGTCTTCGGCAGCCCCATGAACATCTATGAAGTCCATGCAGGCTCCTGGCGTCGCGATCCCGCAGATCCGGACCGTTTCCTGAACTGGGAAGAACTGGCGGACGCCCTCATTCCCTACCTGAAGGAAATGGGCTACACCCACGTGGAATTCTTGCCCCTGGCAGAGCACCCGCTGGACGAATCCTGGGGTTACCAGGTTACCGGTTACTACTCCCCCACCAGCCGTTACGGCACTCCCGACCAGTTCCGTAAGTTCGTGGACCTTTGCCACCAGAACGAAATCGGCGTGATTATCGACTGGGTTCCCGCCCACTTCCCCAAGGACGCCCATGCTCTCGGCCGCTTTGACGGTACCGCCTGCTATGAACACGCAGACCCCCGCCAGGGCGAACACCCCCACTGGGGCACCTACATCTTTAACCTGGGCCGCAACGAAGTCAAGAACTTCCTCATTGCAAATGCAATGTACTGGCTCAAGGAATTCCACTGCGACGGCCTCCGCGTAGACGCCGTTGCAAGTATGCTGTACCTGGACTACGGTAAGGGCCCCGGCGAATGGGTCCCCAACAAGGACGGCGGCAACATCAACTACGACACCCTGGAATTCCTGAAGCACCTGAATTCTGTGATGGGCCGCCTGGCTCCCCACGGCATCCTCATCGCCGAAGAATCCACCAGCTTCCCCAGCATTACCCGTCCTCCTGAACAGGGCGGCCTGGGTTTCCACTATAAGTGGAACATGGGTTGGATGAACGACTTCCTCAGCTACATCCAGCACGAGCCCATCCATCGTAAGTATCACCACAACAGCCTTACCTTCAGCATGGTGTACGCCTACTCCGAAAACTTCATCCAGGTGTTCAGCCACGACGAAGTTGTCCACGGTAAGGGCTCCATGCTTGGGAAGATGCCTGGCGACAACTGGCAGAAGTTTGCAAACCTCCGTTTGACTTACGCCTTCCAGTACGCACACCCGGGCAAGATCCTGAACTTCATGGGCAACGAATTCGGTCAGTTCCGCGAATGGAACGAAAAGCGTTCTTTGGACTGGCACCTGGTCAGCTGGGATAGCCACGGCAAGGTTCTCGCCATGATCAAGGACCTGAACCATGTCTATAAGGAAAACGCACCCTTCTGGGAAATCGACCATTACCATACCGGTTTCGAATGGATCTGGTGCGACGATGCCGACAACTCCATCGTAAGCTTTGTCCGTAAGGATGACCACGGCAACCAGATTCTCTGCGTCTTCAACTTTACCCCGGTTGTACGTCATGACTACCGTCTGGGCGCACCCACCAAGGGCAAGTGGAAGGAAATCTTCAACACCGACGCAGGCATCTACGGCGGCTCCAACGTGGGCAACATGGGAGAAGTCTGGACTCAGGACATCCCCTGGCAGAATCGCGAACAGAGCTTGAACGTACAGGTCCCGCCCCTGGGCGCTGTCTTCTTCAAGCTGGAGAAGTAATTGCAACCGTCATCCTGAGCGATGATTACAGTCGTCATCCTGAGCGCCGCAGGCGCGAAGGATCCAAGCATTTAAAAAGACCTCACGCATGTGAGGTCTCTTTTTTATGAAATAAAAATTCACCTGATCTCAAAAGTTCCGCCGGCGTACTGTAGCACAACGCGGTTTACTTCGATGGACTGCACCACCACATTCCAGATTTCCTGGCCTACGCTGACAACTGCGGATTCGCCACGGAACTTGATGATGGCCACAGGATTGTCGCCGGGCAAAATGGCATCCAAAGTAATGGAGGGCGGTTTAGGAGGAGGCGGAGCCACTGCCACCGGGGCTTCCACAGGGGCGGAGGCAACCTTCACCACACGGGGCTTAGGCGGTGGCAAAATGCTTGTGGGAACCTTGAAGGGATCGCGCATGTCATTTTCCGGCATTTCCTGCGGGTTCAAGCGAGAAAGCAGGCTCTTAAAATCCAGGCGGGTTTCAATATCCAGGGGCGTTTTACCAGACAAATCCTCAAACAATCCAGATTCACTTTGGCCTTTCTGGGAATCCACCTTATCAGACATCTTGAACAGGAATACACCCCAGATCATGAGCGTAACAGTCACCAGGAGAACAAGGAACTTATTCATCGTGACCTGCCTTGCTGAGGACCGACAGATAGACAGAAGCCACACCGGGGCGCATGTCCACATTAACGACCTTGACACTGTAGGTGCTGTTTTCCAAGGTGGTCAAGAATCGCAGGAACTGAGGGAATCCAGAATTCGCCTTGAACCTTACGGGGTATTCCAGATTCTCGCCACGCCTTGCCACCTCGCCGGTTGACAAATCCTGAAGAACAACCTCGTTTTGCTTGGATGCTTCCAGAATAAATGTCAGTATCTTGGAAGAAGACACCGATACATTCACGTAAGAATCCAGTTCCGATGAAATCTTTTTGTAGTTGGCGATTAGCGAATCCGGCGACGTTGTGCCGTTGTCCAAAACCGAAGACTCCCCTATTTCGGAACGGATGGCCACCAATATGCCACTGGCATCCTTCATCCTGGGGAACAAATACACTCCGATGATAGCAACCAGAGCCACGACAGACAAAACGGTAAGCAAGGTGTACTTGTAGCGGGCTAGAAATCCACTCATGGAATCACCTCCGCAGACAAGTCAAATTTCACTACAGGCTTACGCTTGAATGTGGTTTTTTCCGTAGAACGCAAGCGAACATTTATCAATCGTTTTTCATGTTCCAAAGTAGACAGGAATTCAGAAACTTCTTCGGACGTGGCAGAGTACCCCTGCATGGAATGAACGTTTCCGTTTACGGACCAATGGGTTATCCAAGTATCCGTGGGTAAATCCGCGGTAATAAGCGACAAGAAGGAGGAAGAGCGACTGCGATGGCTGAGGAACTTTTCTGTACCAGCCTTGTCGGCTTCCAGCTTTTTCCAAACGCGGTCCAGCTCCCTGCGAGTTTCGATTCTCTTTTCGATGGCAGCCACCTGGGTCTGAGTCTTGGAAACGTACCAGGAAACACCGCCCCAGAAAGCCAGGGTCACCAGCAAGGTGGTTACCAGTACGCCAACGCAAGCCTTGAAAGTCCTACGGAAAAGTGCGGCTTCGCGAATTCGAGCAACGGCCCCATTATCGGGCATCGTAGAAAACACCGGCAAATGATCCGTGCGGAAAAGCCATGCATCTTCAGCCACCACCTTGGCCATATCTTCGGCGCTGGGCGAAAATTCTTCGACGATTACAGACTTCTGGAAGAAACGTTCCTTGACAAAGTCCACAATTTTAACGCAATCCTCGCCTTCAGAAGATCCAAAAGCCTTGCTGAACCAGTAAAATTCACCCTGGTCAAAGTACCAGGCCTTGGTGACCCCATTTTCCGTATTCTTGAACAGCTTAGCCCCAGACAAATCCTGCTGGCGAAGCATTTCAATTTCAAAGAACAAAACAGGCAGGTGGGCCAAAATCTTGAATTCCACCTTTACCACCTCTTCAACCAATTCCTCGAAGGATCGGCGAAGGGCGACCACAGCAAAATCCCCATCGATGGAATTGACGTATTCAAAGTTTTCGCGCTTGAATTCTTCGTCGCCGATTTGGACCATCTTTACCGGAGTTGCATCGTCAACCAAAAGGATGCCATCGGCAGAACCGCCATTGGCCACCTGAAAGCGGCGGCACTCCTCGAAAGTGCCGGAGTAGGACAAATCCACATAGCTATGACCTGCCCCTCGACCGCGAAGCACACGCAAAATCTGAGCGAAGCCACCATTGGCGCAGTCGCGAGCAATAAGTACCCACCAGTACCGACCCGTTGATACACTCAAAGCTGTGCGGAAAGCGTTGGCCACTACTTGCCCTCGGCAGCCTTTTCCGCAGGCTTTTCTACAGACTTTTCTGCAGTCTTCTCGGCGGTCATTTCCTTCACCTTGGCATCGACCTTCTTGTCGTTCACCAAGGGCATCTTGGCGCGGGCGATTTCGTCGGCCACATCTACACTGCCTTCGGAGCCGTAGTAAATATGGGGCGTCACGAAAATCAGCAGCTGGCTCTTGCTGTGAACACGTTCCACATTGCGGAACAACCAGCCAATCACGGGAATGGAACCTAGGAACGGTACCTGCCTATGAACATCGCTGACACTTTCCTTGACCATGCCGCCCAGCACAATGGTTTCGCCATCGCGAAGGCGCACAGAAGACTTGACATAACGCTTGTTCAACGTGGGCGGAACTTCGCTGCTAAAGCTACCTTCCGGTTCAGAAAAATCAGGAACAATTTCGCAGGTAATCTCCCCTTCGCCAGTCACATAGGGAGTCACAGTAATGTTGGAGTTGGCCTCGATCTGTTCGAAACGCTGGGTCGTCTTGGAAGTAACCGCATCGCCCTGGTTGTAATCCACCTCGGAAGCCATCATATAGTACTGGGTCTGACCAATGGTAAGCACTGCGGTTTCGCCATTCAAGGTTGCAATCTGGGAGCGAGCCTTTACATCCAGGATCTTTTCCTGCTCCATGGCATTGATCTTTGTAACAAGATCCTTGGGGATGCTGACAATTTCGCCAAGACCAATACCATTGAATACACGCTGCAGCTGCTTGGAATTCAAAGTCTGGTCAACACTTGGGAACAAGTTCTCGGAGCCAACACTCTTGGCGGCATTACCAAAGAACAAATTCAAACCATGATTATGCCCCTTTTCCAAATCCAAGTCAACCACCAGGACCTCAATCAAAATCTGGGCCACAGGCAAGTCCATCTTTTCTACATACTGGGAAATAGCATCCAGCACATCGTAGCTACCGGCAGCCATCAAGGCATTCTGGGACTTGACCACCTGAATCTGGGTGCCCTTGGTCAATGTAGAAGGCAAAAGCTTGATCACATCTTCGGCCTTGAGATGCTTCAACTTGATCAACAAGGAATTATCGGCAGTTTGCATTTCGTGAGGGCCGATAAAGTACACACCATTACGTTCCCAGAAAGTATAGGCCGTACCGCGGAACAAGTACTTGAGCGTTTCGCGAACCGGAACACCGGACATATGGGCAGTCACCTGGCCATCCAGCTTGCCATAGACCATGGCGTTCAGCTTCGTCTGGGAAAGAATTTCGCTAAGCAAGGAAGCCAAAGGAGCCTCTACCGCCTCGATAGATAAAAGAGAATCGCTAGAGAGGCGGACCTTAAACTTGTTGCTGTTTTCCTTGTTCTTGCCACCAAGATTCCATGTGGACTTTTTGATGGTGACAATTCCCTCTTCGTCGTCATAGCTCAAGTCAGAAGATTCTGCCAAGTGGCGGACCGCACGTTCAAAAGGCATGTTCTGCACAAAAACCGTGACAGACTTGGAATTGCCCTGTTCCAGCAAAATGTTCTTGCCAGAAACTTCCACAATCTTGCGGACCACCTTATCCAGCGGAGCATCTTCCACATCAATGGTCAACAAACCAGAGACGTCACCCGAGACCAGACGTTCTTTGTCATCCCGGACTTGACTTTCTTTGTCACCCCGGACTTGATCCGGGGTCTCCTTTGTCCACTCAACAACGAAACGTTTTTCGGGAGCCTTGGGCGGTTCCGGAGCCTTAACCACCGGCTTTTGCACACGAATGACACCGCCATCCAGCACATATTCGTAGCCGTTCCCCTGCAGAAGAACGCGAAGAGCATCCTTCAAAGGCTGATTATTGAAGTTTACCGTTACAGGTCCCTTAACTTCGGGAGCCAGGAACAAGTTCAGGCCATACTGAACAGCCATGCCCTGGAGCAAGTCGCGAATTTCGGTATTCTTGACATTCAGATTCTTGATGACAACAGAATCTGGAATGGGCAGCGGCTGCGCGGCACCCTGAGACTGCTGTGCAAAAACAGAAACGCAAATAAAGCTAAAAAGGACTACAAAAAGTCTAAAACTAGTCGAGAATTTCAAAATAACCCCCGAAATACTCCCCTATGGAGATTTCGAAGGCAAATTTAGTAAAATCGGGGGAATTTTAAAGTTGTTTTTTTATCACAAAAATATGGTTTGGAACCCTAGTGCAAACAAATTTTTTCATAAAAAGCGCGTTCGCCAAGAAATTTCCTGCGTGTCATAGTATGTAGGGCGAAGCGGCCCTGCGCCATCGCGGGGGCGTTCCCGTCGGGAGAACATTATGGCAACTTTTGAGGAAAAAATTCAAAGGCAAATCGAAATCATTAGGCAACACACGTTCCTGGACCCCACGCGGGATAAGGTTTTCAAGGAAATCTTTTCGAAGGACGTGACTCTAATCCATTTTCTGAACGCGGTCATGCATATGCCCGAGGAGCGGAAGATCGTGAGCATCGAACGCAAGAAGCCCGCATCGACACTGACCTCGGCAATTGACAAGGAGGAGGTCCGTTTCGACGTTCACGCCAAGCTGAACAACAATGAGTTTATTGACCTGGAGATGCAGCGGGCGTCTCACGAGGATTTCGCGGACCGTGTGGAACTTTACGCCGACCAGCTTTCCATTGAATCCAAGATTCATTTCGATAGCCAGCGCACCGAGGCCGAGAAGGAGGACCATCCTTATCTGATGCCCAGCACCTACTGCGTATGGATTTGCAACTTTCCTGTGGATTTTTGTGAAAACTACCGTGAGGAGCTGGGATTGTTCCGTTTTTCCAGTGTGGGGAATCCCGCCGCCTTGCCGGTCTATACGAAAAAGAGGTATATTTTGCTTGACTTGAGCAAGGTGGATGCGAAGGTATTGAACCTGAACACCGCCGAGACGGAATGGCTGGAACTTTTCACCAGGATGGCCTCGGCCAAGGACGCGCCCAAGACGAAGGACCCCGTCATCGCAGACGTATACCGCCGCATGATGGTGAGCGCCATGGAAAAGAACTTTATCACGGAGGTTGCAACAGGTATGGTCACAGAAGCTGAAATCAGCACCCGCATCGGGACCGCCCACCGCGAAGGCCGTGAAGAAGCCTATAGGGAAATGGCAAAGGCTTTCCGAGATAGGGGTGTTGCCATGGATATTATCGTTGATTCAACAGGCCTCACCCCCGAGGAAATCAAGGCTCTGTAACCATAGTCCATTCTTGCAATTTAAAAGGCCGTACCAATGAAGGCGCGGCCCTATTTTTTAGAACGTCATGCAGCGCTCATCCAGCGGAGGAATTCCTGGCAGGATTCGTCACCCAGGCTGTTCATTTTCTTAGTTAATTCCAGGGAATTCCTGAAGGCCACATCACAGCAGTGACGGTAGATTTTTACTTCGTCATTCTTGGCGGCGGCAATATTATTCTTAATCGCATCGGTGCTACGAAGGTAGTTGTGATGGACCTGCTCCATATAATCGATACGCTCCTTGATAGCAAGTTTCTCCAGCTGCTCCACCGGGATTTTTCTTGACACAGCCAGCGCATATTCAATCGCCGTAGTTATCTTCGGAGATGAAGCCCCCGAAATATAGCGGGAGAAAGCCCTCGATAGTTCCGTCACGGTTTCGCGATCCTGATTCGAATTAAATTCCGCAAGAGACCTTACTGCAGTCTTGCAAATCCTATAGGCTCGGGCACGTTCCACATTCCATTCGGAAAAATACCTTGACGCAGGCATCATAACCACTGTTTCCAGTTGCTTCAAGATTTTTCCATAGGCATCAATGGCTCCGGAAACCATGGGATTATCGATTTTTTGCATTTTTTCGAAGATTTTGCGAT is a genomic window of Fibrobacter sp. UWR4 containing:
- a CDS encoding gamma carbonic anhydrase family protein; this encodes MSSIIEYKGKKPILGERVFLAEGARLIGDVQIGDDSSVFYNAVIRADLAEIRIGKRTNIQDNVSIHLSTDLGVHVGDEVTVGHNAILHACDIEDNVLIGMGAIVMDGARIRKNSVVAAGALVPQGKEYPEGSLIVGTPARVSRQLTEEEIRKFHEGIEHYVTIKEELRRDQY
- a CDS encoding thioesterase family protein, producing the protein MMAEENKTWEPLVYTDTFKVTPEMIDDNHHFNNVWSVQWIQDISKDHSEQCGGTALMREMNCGWMIHEQHVVYKNQAFLGDEIKGTTWVDSFSTVVSKRKCKFERVSDGKVIFESETQWVLVDLNRGRPKAITPEMVAHYGTLK
- a CDS encoding pyridoxamine kinase, which translates into the protein MYKRILTIQDISCFGQCSSTVALPIVSACGIECAVLPSAVLSTHTGRFRGYTFRDLTDDMLPIRDHWVREGIKFDAFYTGYLGSVRQVDIVRDIMRTTGNDGALRIVDPVLADAGKLYAGFDMKFVEAMKRLCAEADVLLPNISEASYLTGIKYTEEYDRAYIEELCKRLCDLGTRCVIMTGIGFREGFTGIAVYEKGELKHYEHKKVSMWCHGTGDIYASAITGSLMRGKSIMDAVKIAADFTLKAIENTVDDAEKHWYGVKFETAIPTLVKSLE
- the glgB gene encoding 1,4-alpha-glucan branching protein GlgB; the protein is MDWNQFTSLTSDDMQAIWNFSTKDPFSILGIHPLNTDKGVKTVIRTYQPQASFIRGESCDGEFEFDFVKIGDTGFFEAILDKEYEPFFYNLVIRQDDGNEYTLTDPYAFLPVLSDFDRHLIASGTHYELYRKLGANLVEHQGFKGIHFAVWAPNAQAVSVIGSFNSWDGRRHQMRMLGGSGIWEIFIPNLGEGELYRFEIHGADGNLHVKVDPLAKLSEVRPATASITTHLDGYEWGDDLYMYTHYATKVFGSPMNIYEVHAGSWRRDPADPDRFLNWEELADALIPYLKEMGYTHVEFLPLAEHPLDESWGYQVTGYYSPTSRYGTPDQFRKFVDLCHQNEIGVIIDWVPAHFPKDAHALGRFDGTACYEHADPRQGEHPHWGTYIFNLGRNEVKNFLIANAMYWLKEFHCDGLRVDAVASMLYLDYGKGPGEWVPNKDGGNINYDTLEFLKHLNSVMGRLAPHGILIAEESTSFPSITRPPEQGGLGFHYKWNMGWMNDFLSYIQHEPIHRKYHHNSLTFSMVYAYSENFIQVFSHDEVVHGKGSMLGKMPGDNWQKFANLRLTYAFQYAHPGKILNFMGNEFGQFREWNEKRSLDWHLVSWDSHGKVLAMIKDLNHVYKENAPFWEIDHYHTGFEWIWCDDADNSIVSFVRKDDHGNQILCVFNFTPVVRHDYRLGAPTKGKWKEIFNTDAGIYGGSNVGNMGEVWTQDIPWQNREQSLNVQVPPLGAVFFKLEK
- a CDS encoding PilN domain-containing protein; the encoded protein is MANAFRTALSVSTGRYWWVLIARDCANGGFAQILRVLRGRGAGHSYVDLSYSGTFEECRRFQVANGGSADGILLVDDATPVKMVQIGDEEFKRENFEYVNSIDGDFAVVALRRSFEELVEEVVKVEFKILAHLPVLFFEIEMLRQQDLSGAKLFKNTENGVTKAWYFDQGEFYWFSKAFGSSEGEDCVKIVDFVKERFFQKSVIVEEFSPSAEDMAKVVAEDAWLFRTDHLPVFSTMPDNGAVARIREAALFRRTFKACVGVLVTTLLVTLAFWGGVSWYVSKTQTQVAAIEKRIETRRELDRVWKKLEADKAGTEKFLSHRSRSSSFLSLITADLPTDTWITHWSVNGNVHSMQGYSATSEEVSEFLSTLEHEKRLINVRLRSTEKTTFKRKPVVKFDLSAEVIP
- a CDS encoding secretin and TonB N-terminal domain-containing protein, with amino-acid sequence MKFSTSFRLFVVLFSFICVSVFAQQSQGAAQPLPIPDSVVIKNLNVKNTEIRDLLQGMAVQYGLNLFLAPEVKGPVTVNFNNQPLKDALRVLLQGNGYEYVLDGGVIRVQKPVVKAPEPPKAPEKRFVVEWTKETPDQVRGDKESQVRDDKERLVSGDVSGLLTIDVEDAPLDKVVRKIVEVSGKNILLEQGNSKSVTVFVQNMPFERAVRHLAESSDLSYDDEEGIVTIKKSTWNLGGKNKENSNKFKVRLSSDSLLSIEAVEAPLASLLSEILSQTKLNAMVYGKLDGQVTAHMSGVPVRETLKYLFRGTAYTFWERNGVYFIGPHEMQTADNSLLIKLKHLKAEDVIKLLPSTLTKGTQIQVVKSQNALMAAGSYDVLDAISQYVEKMDLPVAQILIEVLVVDLDLEKGHNHGLNLFFGNAAKSVGSENLFPSVDQTLNSKQLQRVFNGIGLGEIVSIPKDLVTKINAMEQEKILDVKARSQIATLNGETAVLTIGQTQYYMMASEVDYNQGDAVTSKTTQRFEQIEANSNITVTPYVTGEGEITCEIVPDFSEPEGSFSSEVPPTLNKRYVKSSVRLRDGETIVLGGMVKESVSDVHRQVPFLGSIPVIGWLFRNVERVHSKSQLLIFVTPHIYYGSEGSVDVADEIARAKMPLVNDKKVDAKVKEMTAEKTAEKSVEKPAEKAAEGK
- a CDS encoding PD-(D/E)XK nuclease family transposase, translating into MATFEEKIQRQIEIIRQHTFLDPTRDKVFKEIFSKDVTLIHFLNAVMHMPEERKIVSIERKKPASTLTSAIDKEEVRFDVHAKLNNNEFIDLEMQRASHEDFADRVELYADQLSIESKIHFDSQRTEAEKEDHPYLMPSTYCVWICNFPVDFCENYREELGLFRFSSVGNPAALPVYTKKRYILLDLSKVDAKVLNLNTAETEWLELFTRMASAKDAPKTKDPVIADVYRRMMVSAMEKNFITEVATGMVTEAEISTRIGTAHREGREEAYREMAKAFRDRGVAMDIIVDSTGLTPEEIKAL